The following is a genomic window from Nitrospirota bacterium.
ACAATCGCTTGATGAAGACATTCGGCGGCTGTTAAAAGACCTGGACATCAAAGCGTTTACGGAAGCGCCCAAAGTCTTCGGCATCGGCGAAGCGGGCGAGGCGTTCGGGTCCTTGACGTGGCCGGGTCATAATTCCATGATTCTAGCTGCCATGGAGGATCAGCAAGCCGAGCGGGTCATCGGACGGTTACAGGCTTTTCGCGACCACCTGATGCAGCAGCAAGGCGACACCAAAATCCCCTTACGCGTGTTCGTCATGCCCTGCCGACAAGTCGTATGACGGCCGTGCAAGCCGAGCCGACAGGCATGTGAACCATGATCAGCGCGTCTTTACGAAATCCCTACGCGGTGGTGGCGATCAGTCTGATCGTCGTGATCCTGGGCGTGGTGTCCTACCAGAACATGGTGGTGGACATCTTTCCCGAGATCAACCTGCCCGTGGTGGCCGTCGCCACGTTCTATAAAGGCATGGGGCCCTCCGAGATCGAGGGCGCCATCACGCTGCGCTTGGAGCAGCTCTATCTGCAAGCCTCCTACGTCGAGCACATCGAGTCCCGCTCCCTGCCCGGCGTCAGCCTGATCAAGGTCTACTTCCATCCCTCCTACGACGTCAACGCCGGCATGGCCGAGATCACCAGCCTCACCTACTCGGCCCTGCGCTATCTGCCGCAGGGCGTCTTCCCGCCCATCATCATCAAGTTCGGCGCCGCCAGTCTCCCTATCGGCACCCTCACCGTGAGCAGCGAGACCCTGGGCGAGAAAGAAGTCCGCGATTTGGCCTACTACGGCGTGCGGCCGCAACTGGCCAACGTCCCCGGGGTCTTTGTCGCCCCCAGCTTCGGCGGCACGGTCCGTCAGATCACCGTGTTTCTGGACCGCGAGCGCATGCTGGCCCGGGGGCTGTCCACCCGGGACGTCGTCAATGCCGTCAACGCCCAAAGCCTCCTGCTCCCCGCCGGCAATGTGAAGATCGGTGAATTCGACTACAACGTCTACACCAACAGCCTGATCCAGTTCGTCGAGCAGATGAACGAGATTCCGGTCAAGGTGGTCAACGGGGTGCCGATCCTGCTCAAGGATGTGGGCCGGGCGGCCGACTCCACAATGATCCAGGGCAACGTGGTGCGGATCAACGGCCGGCGGGCAGTGTATCTGCCAATTATGAAGCAGGCGGGAGCGAACACGATCCAGGTGATCGACGGGATCAAGGCTACGTTGCCAAAACTGTTGGGGCTGCCGAAGGACCTGGTGGTCAAGCTGATCTTCGATCAATCTCTGTACATCCGGCAGGCCATCCAGACACTGGAGCACGAGGGCCTGTTGGGCGGCGGGCTCGCCTGCCTCATGGTCCTCATCTTCCTCGGCAGCCTGCGGTACACGCTGATCATCGCGTTGGCAATCCCGATTTCGATCCTGGCCGCGTTTGTCTTGCTCTATTTCACCGGCCACACCGTGAACGTGATGACCCTCGGTGGCCTGGCGTTGGTGATCGGCACACTTCTGGACAATAACATCGTCGTGCTAGAAAACGTACATCGCCATCTCGGCATGGGCAAACTCCCCCGCCAGGCCGCCGGCGACGGCGTAGGCGAAGTGGCGCTGCCAATGCTGGTCGCGACGATCAGCATTCTGATCGTCTATCTGCCGATTGTCTTTTTTACCGGCATTATCAAGTTCCTGTTCGTGCCCTTGGCCCTTGCCGTCGCCTACGCCATGGTCGCCTCTTACTTCGCCTCCATGACGGTTGCGCCCGTAGCGATGGCAGCCTTGATCAAGCACGAGCACCAAGGCCCAGGGGCGGCCGAAGGCTCGCACGAGCGGTTGTTCGACCGGTTGTTCAATCGGCTTATCGCCGCGTACGTGGTGGTCCTGCGGTGGTGCCTGGGGCACAAGGCACTGGTGGTGGGCGGCGTGACCGCTATTTTTATCGGCTCCCTGCTCCTGGCCCCCCGCCTCGCCACGGAATTCTTCCCCAAGGTGGATGCTGGCCAGTTTATTCTCCACGTCGCCGCCCCCGAGGGCACCCGCGTCGAAGCCACCGAGGCCCTTGTCGGCCAACTCGAAGACGTCCTCCGCCAGGAGATCCCCGCTAGTGATCTCGACCAGATCGTCGCCAACATCGGCCTGCCCCACGGCTGGATGGTCCTCTTCACCCCGGTCAATGGGCCCCACCAGGCCTTCCTCCTCGTCAGCCTCACCCGTCAGCACACCGTGCGCACCGATGCCCTTATCAGCCGTCTCCGTACCCGGCTGGCCCGGGAGTTTCCCGGCCTCAAGTTCTCCTTCCAGACCGGCGGCATCGTCAGCGATGTGATCAACTTCGGCCTTCCCGCCCCCATCGATATCAAGATTAGCGGCCCCCAGCTCAGCCAGGTGGCCGAGGCCGCCGCCCGCATCCGCGACGTGGCAGCGCAGGTGCCGGGCACCGCCGACGTACAGGTGCGGCAGGGGATGCACTACCCAGAATTGCATCTGGCTGTGGACCGCGCCAAGGCCGCCTACTTAGGGCTCAACGAACGGCAGGTGGTGATGGACCTGGTGACCGGCCTCAGCTCTAACATGACCCTCAACCCGGGGTACTGGATCGACCCGAAATCCAACAACGCCTACTTCGTGGTTGCCCAGTACCCGGAGCAGACCTTGATCCACTTCGAGGACTTTCTCAACACCCCCCTTGTCGGCTTCCATGTGGACCAACCCGCGGCCGTCAGCGCTGTGACGCCCTCGGAACGCGGCTCGGCCCTGGCGATGCAACAGACTCCCTTCCCTCAACGTCCTTCGCTACCCCAGGCAGGCGCCGAGAAAACTGCGCCTGTCCTCTTACGCGACCTCGCCCAGGTCAGCCGGAAAACGGGGCCTGAGACCGTGGACCACTACAATCTGCAGCGGACCATGGATGTGCTCATGAGCGTGCTCGGCAATGACCTCGGACGGGTTGCCAGTCAAGTCGAGGCGGCCCTCGCTGGGGTGGAGTTGCCGAAAGACGTTTCTGTGAAGTTCAAAGGCGAAGTGGATGGAATGCGGGCGGCATTGAAAGGCTTCGCCGGAGTCCTCCCGTTGGCTGTCCTGTTGATTTATTTGGTGATGGTCGGGCTCTTCCGATCGTATTTGGATCCCTTGATTATTCTCTTTTCGGTCCCGCTCGGCTTCATCGGCGTCATCTGGATGCTGCTGCTGACAAACACCTCAGTGAACGTCGAATCGCTCATCGGGACGCTGATGATGATCGGGATCGTCGTCGCCAACGGTGTCCTGCTCGTGGACTTTGCGAACCGCCGATTGCGCGAGGGTGCTCCTTTGGAAGACGCCGTCGTGGCGGCCGGTCGGCTGCGCATCCGTCCGATCCTGATGACGTCGCTGGCAACCATTCTCGGTCTTGCGCCGATGGCGCTGGGCCTCGGCGAGGGCAGCGAGGCCAACATGCCTCTGGCGCGGGCCGTCATCGGCGGGCTGCTGGTGTCGACGTTCATGACGCTGCTGTTCATTCCTGTGCTGCATGCGATCGCCCGCCAGCGCTTGATGGACAAGAAGGTTGCATCGCGGGGCGCTTCCACGTAAAAAGAAGTCAGGCATTCCTGACACCGGGAAATGATGCCGTCTCGGCTCAATATCAAATTCCTCCTCTGGGTGGGCGTCGGTCTAGCGGCCATGCTCGTGTGGGTGCTTGTCTCGACCAAGGACCACACGTTCACAGCTACATCCGCGACCCAGCCGGCTTCGCCACCGGATTCCCCGGGATCGGCCTTGACCGGAGAGGGGGGCAAATCGGTCCAGAGCGAAGGATTCGCCGTTCCCGTTCAGGTACTAAAACCGCAACGGCGCGACCTCGCATACACGCTGACGCTCCCGGCCAACGTCTCGCCCTGGTACCAGGCGACCCTGTACGCCAAGGTGCCGGGGTACTTGAAATGGATGGGGTTCGACAAGGGCGACCAGGTTAGGAAAGGCCAACTGTTGGCGGTGATCGACGCGCCCGAAGTCGAGGAACAATACCGTCAAGCCCAGGCCGACTACAAAATCAAGAAGGTCACCTACCAGCGTCTCGCCAACGTATGGAAAGAAAATCCCGACGTCATCGCCAAGCAGGACGTGGACGTGGCGGAAGCGTCGGCCGAAGCGGCCAAGCATGTCATGGACAACCGCCGCACCCTGCTCGGCTACACGAAGGTGTACGCCCCGTTTTCCGGGGTCATCACGGCCCGTTTCGCGGATCCCGGATCCATGATCCAGTCCGCCGCTGGCTCGGCGACCCAAGCCGTTCCGCTCTATACCATCATGGACCTGGATATCGTCCGGGTGTACGCCAGCGTCCCGCAGGAAGCCGCGTTGCTGGCCAAGCCGGGTATTAAGGTCGTCCTGACGTCCCGGGAGCTCGCCGCCCAGGACATCACCGGCACCATCACGCGAACTACCGAAGCATTGGATCCCGCAACCCGCACGCTGTTGGTCGAAATCGACGTCCCCAACAAGGACCGCCGCCTTCAGCCCGGCATGTTCGTCAACGCCACATTCTATTTACGCGAGCATCCGAACGCCCTTGTCATTCCCCCCTCCGCAATCGCTTCGGGCGGACCCGAGAAGACGAAATCAGTCTTCGTCGTCCGGCAGGGGAAGGCGTACCGGGTGCCGATCAAAACCGACATCGATGACGGCGTCTGGGTCGAAGTCGTCGAAGGCTTGACCGACGACGACGAGGTCGTCATCGTGGGAAAAACGGGGCTGACCGACGGGAAATCCGTCATCGCGTCCCGGTACAACCTGCCGAGCGGAAAACCGTCCAGCCAGAAATATTGAACGCCGACTCAGCGCGAAAGGAGATGTCCGATGCGATACCGTGTTCGGCCCATGTCGTGCGCGCTCGTTCTTCTCATCGCGCCCGCCGTTTGGTGGGCGCCGTTCCCGGCCTCCGCCGAGACGGAACGGGTCCCGCTCAGGACCGACAAGAGCGGTCAGGTTCAGGGGCAGTTCTTGGGCCTCAAACAGGCGGTGGAATTGGCGCTCGAGAAGCACCCGCTGCTCCAAGTCGCCAACGCCAACCGCAAGGCGGCGGAGGCGCGGACGGAGCAGACGCGGTCCCTGTACTACCCGCAGATCTATGCGGACTTCGCGACGGCGGCCGGCGCCGGCGGGATCAACCCGCGGTTCGTCACGCCGGCCGGTTCGATGCTGCGCCAGAATCTCAGCCAGTACACGGGCGGGGTCATCGCGAACCAGCGACTGTACGATTTCGGGTTCACCCGCGACCTGGTCGAATCGTCGGATCTCGCCGCGCGCGCGTTCGAGCAGGATGTCAACGCGCAACGGGCCTTGGTGATCGTGAGCGTCCAGCGGGCGTACCTGAACAGTCTGAAGCAACGCCGGCTGGTGGAGATTGCGGAGGATACCGTGCGCGAGCGCGGCGTCATCCGCTCCCAGGTCGAGACGCTGTACCGCCAGCAGCTCAAATCCAAGCTCGACCTGAATCTCGTGCAGGTGGAATTGACGAACGCCGAAGCGGCCCTCGTGCGCGCCAGGAACAACCTCAAGGCCAGCTTCGCCGAGTTGAACCGTGCGATGGGGATCACCGGTCCGGAAGATTACGTGCTGGAGGACGTCTCCATCGAAGTCATCCGGCAGCAACCGCTCGAGACGTTGATCGCGAACAGTCTCTCCCATCCCGAACTCAAGCGCGCGCAGGAGCAGGCCCGTTCGGCCGAAGCCAAGCTCCGCGCTACGCGAAAACAGTATCTGCCGACCGTCAACGCCGTCGCGAGCGCCGGAGATTTCCAAACCTTCGACACGGACCGCGGCGAACGAACCGGGGGCTGGTGGGCGGCCAGCGCCGTGGTGTCTTTTCCGCTCTTCACGGGCTTTCTCATCGAAAACCAGGTGCGGGAGGCGAGCGCCCAGCAAGCGGCGGCGTACGCGGCGGCGTCCAACATCGAACAGGCGCTGACCCAGCAGGTGACGAACGCCTATCTGGACACCGTCACCTTCGCGCAGCAAATCAAGTTGGCGGAAGAACAGGTGAAGACCGCCCAGGAAGCGCTGCAGTTGGCGCGCCAACGGTACAAGCTGGGGCTGGGAAGCATCGTGGAAGTGACGCAATCCGAGGTCGCGTTGACAGGGGCGCAAACCAGGCTGGCCGAAGCGCAGTACGACTACAAGATTGCGGAAGTGACCTTGGCGTATGCCGCGGGCGCCCTCTCGATACCAGACACGCTGTCCTCACCGCCCGGCATGACTCCATGACACACCGGCAAGGAAGAAAAGCGTCCGCGGGCGCATCGGGCGTTAAGGCGATCCGCTGGGCTTCAGCAAGGTGTTCTCCCGTTCATGCTGGCGTTTGATCTTGTCGGCGCGGGCCGCCAAACTGATGGCTTCGGCCTTTCGATCGGTTTTCTGCAGCAGAATCGAATAGTTCTTGAGAATCATGACGATCTCGGGATGTTCCGCGCCCAAGGCTTTTTCGACGATCGCCAGGGCCCGCTTGTACAGCGGTTCGGCCTCCTTGAACCTCCCTTGATTGCTGTAGAGGGACGCCAGATTATTGAGACTTTGGGCGACATCCGGGTGTTCTTGCCCCAGGGTCTTCTCGCGGATACCGAGGGAACGTCGATACAGTTGCTCGGCTTCCTTGTATTTGCCCTGATTGTTGTACACCAACGCCAAGTTGTTGAGCGTGGTGGCCACGCTGGGGTGTTCGGAGCCCAGGCCCTTTTCCTTGATGGCCAGCGCGCGACGAAACAGCGGCTCGGCTTTGTCGTACTTCCCCTGGTTGTTGTACAGCAGCGCGAGGTTGTTCAGCACCAACGCCACATCCTGATCCTCGGGCCCGAGCAGCTTCTCCCTGATGGCCAGCGCGCGGGTGTAGAGCGGTTCGGCTTCAGCGTACTTTCCCTGCACCGCGTAGAGAAGCGCAAGGTTGTTGAGACTTTGCGCGACCGCCAGCGACTCCAGACCTTCGACTTTTTCCCGTATCCGCATGGAACGCAAGTACAGGGTTTCCGCCTGGGCATATTTCCCTTGCACGCGATAGGTCTCGGCAAGATTGTTCAGCGTGGTGGCGATGCGGGGATTTTGCGGCCCGAATTGTTCGGCGACCTTCAGCGCTTCCGCGAACATCTTCTCGGCTTCGCCGTACCGGCCTTCTCCGTAGGCCTTGGTTCCGGCGTTGATATAGGTCTCCCACAGCGTGTCCTGACCCCATGACTCGACTCCGCCGCCTACAACGAGACACATGCAGGCGATGATCACCCGCGCGATCCATTTGTCTCTGCCCATTCCCAGGCTCCTTTCCTCGGAGATCGTTCCGCTTAGCCGCGTGCGATTCCGACTGTCCCATTCCCGTTCGGAATCTCGCGTCGGTCCGTTGACTCCACTCTAGTCTAACAATCCCGCCGCGCATGCGCCATGCGCAGGCGAGACGCCGGTTCACCGGACGCTCATCATGAGGAGAGCACGCCGAGCTGTAGGCGGACGGCCGGAGAAGTGACATGGAACCGAGGCAGGCCGCCCCGGTCGTTCATCGGCGAGCGACCGGATCGCCTGCCGCGGCACCTGGAAAGACCCGTGAGAGATCGATAACCAGTTCGTCTTTTTCATTGGCCAGCAGACGATCCCAGATGCTGCTCTTCTGATGCAAGACGGCCGCGTCCTGTTCGAAGAACAGGTCGAATCCCTTGGCCGCAGTCGGGCTCATCGGATAACGACGGTCGTAGATCATACCGTAGGCGGGAATGCCGTAGACGATCCGCCAGTTTCCCAAAATGAAATGCAATTCGGTCCCTCGCACGTACAGACCGCCGGTCGTAATCACCCGCTTAATGGAGGTTTGAGGATAGCTCAAGTAAAAGGTGACCCGCTCGTTAGGTTTCGCCTGAGCGAGCGCCTCCGATAAACGGGGCGCCAACAGCGCGATTTCCTCCTCGCTGAACGCCGGTACGCGAGGAGCGTCGCCTTGGATCATCCGCTGCAGGGCGACGCGGTGCTCCTGAACCTTGAGTTGCCTGAGCACGGACGCCATCTCTTCGACGGAGATCGAAGCGGGATGACTATGGGCGCTGGGAGGCCACTCGGGCAACACGGTTGAATCGATTTCCAGGCGAACAAAATTGGTCGGGTCTTCGTACACGGTGCGCGAAGAAACCTGGGGGATGGCGCACGCGGCGAGCAGGGCGCACAGAAGCGCGCCTCGTGAAACATGAAACGTGAAACGTGAAACGATCGTTCTGAAGATCCCTCTTTCGATCTCACGCCTCACGCCTCACGCCTCACGCCTCACGTCATTCGCTGACTGTGATCGTCATCTCCACCCGCTCGAGCGGATTATCCCGCCCGTCCCGTTTCATGTTGACCACCCTGTCGACGACTTCCATTCCGCTCACGACCTCGCCGAACACCGTGTATTGCCAATCCAGGAAGGTGGCGTCTGCCACGCAGATGAAGAACTGCGACCCGGCGCTGTCCGGATCGTTCGCCCTGGCCATCGACAGCGTCCCCCGTTTATGGGGTCGGCTGTTGAACTCGGCTTTGATCCGGTACCCGGGGCCGCCCATGCCGTGCGTGGACCGGTCGGGGTTCTTGCTGTTGGGATCGCCGCCCTGGATCATGAAGCCGGGAATCACCCGGTGAAACGTGGTGCCGTCGTAAAACCCCTGTTTCGCCAGCTTGACGAAATTGTTCACGTGATTGGGCGCCACATCCGGAAAAAAGCGCAGGATGATCTCGCCGAGTGTCTGTCCCTTGGAAGTCACCGTAACGGTCGCGCGCGTTCGGTCACTGATCTCATGCATGGATGGTCCTTTCTAAAAAGCTTTCTGGCGCACGGCCGGCAGCGAACAGGTCTGACC
Proteins encoded in this region:
- a CDS encoding PG0541 family transporter-associated protein, translated to MQMLLVIFRQSLDEDIRRLLKDLDIKAFTEAPKVFGIGEAGEAFGSLTWPGHNSMILAAMEDQQAERVIGRLQAFRDHLMQQQGDTKIPLRVFVMPCRQVV
- a CDS encoding efflux RND transporter permease subunit, whose translation is MISASLRNPYAVVAISLIVVILGVVSYQNMVVDIFPEINLPVVAVATFYKGMGPSEIEGAITLRLEQLYLQASYVEHIESRSLPGVSLIKVYFHPSYDVNAGMAEITSLTYSALRYLPQGVFPPIIIKFGAASLPIGTLTVSSETLGEKEVRDLAYYGVRPQLANVPGVFVAPSFGGTVRQITVFLDRERMLARGLSTRDVVNAVNAQSLLLPAGNVKIGEFDYNVYTNSLIQFVEQMNEIPVKVVNGVPILLKDVGRAADSTMIQGNVVRINGRRAVYLPIMKQAGANTIQVIDGIKATLPKLLGLPKDLVVKLIFDQSLYIRQAIQTLEHEGLLGGGLACLMVLIFLGSLRYTLIIALAIPISILAAFVLLYFTGHTVNVMTLGGLALVIGTLLDNNIVVLENVHRHLGMGKLPRQAAGDGVGEVALPMLVATISILIVYLPIVFFTGIIKFLFVPLALAVAYAMVASYFASMTVAPVAMAALIKHEHQGPGAAEGSHERLFDRLFNRLIAAYVVVLRWCLGHKALVVGGVTAIFIGSLLLAPRLATEFFPKVDAGQFILHVAAPEGTRVEATEALVGQLEDVLRQEIPASDLDQIVANIGLPHGWMVLFTPVNGPHQAFLLVSLTRQHTVRTDALISRLRTRLAREFPGLKFSFQTGGIVSDVINFGLPAPIDIKISGPQLSQVAEAAARIRDVAAQVPGTADVQVRQGMHYPELHLAVDRAKAAYLGLNERQVVMDLVTGLSSNMTLNPGYWIDPKSNNAYFVVAQYPEQTLIHFEDFLNTPLVGFHVDQPAAVSAVTPSERGSALAMQQTPFPQRPSLPQAGAEKTAPVLLRDLAQVSRKTGPETVDHYNLQRTMDVLMSVLGNDLGRVASQVEAALAGVELPKDVSVKFKGEVDGMRAALKGFAGVLPLAVLLIYLVMVGLFRSYLDPLIILFSVPLGFIGVIWMLLLTNTSVNVESLIGTLMMIGIVVANGVLLVDFANRRLREGAPLEDAVVAAGRLRIRPILMTSLATILGLAPMALGLGEGSEANMPLARAVIGGLLVSTFMTLLFIPVLHAIARQRLMDKKVASRGAST
- a CDS encoding efflux RND transporter periplasmic adaptor subunit, which translates into the protein MMPSRLNIKFLLWVGVGLAAMLVWVLVSTKDHTFTATSATQPASPPDSPGSALTGEGGKSVQSEGFAVPVQVLKPQRRDLAYTLTLPANVSPWYQATLYAKVPGYLKWMGFDKGDQVRKGQLLAVIDAPEVEEQYRQAQADYKIKKVTYQRLANVWKENPDVIAKQDVDVAEASAEAAKHVMDNRRTLLGYTKVYAPFSGVITARFADPGSMIQSAAGSATQAVPLYTIMDLDIVRVYASVPQEAALLAKPGIKVVLTSRELAAQDITGTITRTTEALDPATRTLLVEIDVPNKDRRLQPGMFVNATFYLREHPNALVIPPSAIASGGPEKTKSVFVVRQGKAYRVPIKTDIDDGVWVEVVEGLTDDDEVVIVGKTGLTDGKSVIASRYNLPSGKPSSQKY
- a CDS encoding TolC family protein, whose amino-acid sequence is MRYRVRPMSCALVLLIAPAVWWAPFPASAETERVPLRTDKSGQVQGQFLGLKQAVELALEKHPLLQVANANRKAAEARTEQTRSLYYPQIYADFATAAGAGGINPRFVTPAGSMLRQNLSQYTGGVIANQRLYDFGFTRDLVESSDLAARAFEQDVNAQRALVIVSVQRAYLNSLKQRRLVEIAEDTVRERGVIRSQVETLYRQQLKSKLDLNLVQVELTNAEAALVRARNNLKASFAELNRAMGITGPEDYVLEDVSIEVIRQQPLETLIANSLSHPELKRAQEQARSAEAKLRATRKQYLPTVNAVASAGDFQTFDTDRGERTGGWWAASAVVSFPLFTGFLIENQVREASAQQAAAYAAASNIEQALTQQVTNAYLDTVTFAQQIKLAEEQVKTAQEALQLARQRYKLGLGSIVEVTQSEVALTGAQTRLAEAQYDYKIAEVTLAYAAGALSIPDTLSSPPGMTP
- a CDS encoding tetratricopeptide repeat protein — encoded protein: MGRDKWIARVIIACMCLVVGGGVESWGQDTLWETYINAGTKAYGEGRYGEAEKMFAEALKVAEQFGPQNPRIATTLNNLAETYRVQGKYAQAETLYLRSMRIREKVEGLESLAVAQSLNNLALLYAVQGKYAEAEPLYTRALAIREKLLGPEDQDVALVLNNLALLYNNQGKYDKAEPLFRRALAIKEKGLGSEHPSVATTLNNLALVYNNQGKYKEAEQLYRRSLGIREKTLGQEHPDVAQSLNNLASLYSNQGRFKEAEPLYKRALAIVEKALGAEHPEIVMILKNYSILLQKTDRKAEAISLAARADKIKRQHERENTLLKPSGSP
- a CDS encoding peptidylprolyl isomerase, which codes for MHEISDRTRATVTVTSKGQTLGEIILRFFPDVAPNHVNNFVKLAKQGFYDGTTFHRVIPGFMIQGGDPNSKNPDRSTHGMGGPGYRIKAEFNSRPHKRGTLSMARANDPDSAGSQFFICVADATFLDWQYTVFGEVVSGMEVVDRVVNMKRDGRDNPLERVEMTITVSE